The following coding sequences are from one Caballeronia sp. Lep1P3 window:
- a CDS encoding response regulator codes for MHSTTKTSIWTARRTSRPDSLRILVVDDYAIGAEAVALALACAGHETRFALNGSDAIARVQVWTPDVAILDINMPSPDGFQLAALLRARDNLSYALIIAHTSLDESAVRPRGVPAGFDGFCQKGGGVSPLQDIIARMTSS; via the coding sequence ATGCATTCCACCACAAAAACTTCAATCTGGACCGCAAGGCGGACATCACGGCCTGATTCCCTACGGATTCTGGTTGTCGACGATTATGCGATCGGCGCCGAGGCTGTTGCCCTGGCGCTTGCCTGTGCCGGTCATGAAACGAGGTTCGCCTTAAACGGCAGCGATGCCATCGCGCGCGTCCAAGTATGGACGCCCGACGTTGCCATACTCGACATCAATATGCCGTCACCTGACGGTTTCCAGCTTGCTGCGCTCCTGCGAGCCCGCGACAATCTATCGTACGCGCTGATTATTGCCCATACCTCATTGGATGAAAGCGCCGTTCGCCCGCGCGGCGTTCCCGCAGGCTTCGACGGTTTTTGCCAGAAAGGCGGCGGCGTAAGCCCGCTACAAGATATCATCGCTCGGATGACTTCGAGCTAG
- a CDS encoding IS5 family transposase has product MSTPDFFRSRLDAMIDLRHPLAVLANRMPWTSIEATLTPIFERRAREGRLSAEVDLFGTAPKLAGAGHSAAGRPRLSTRLMVGLLYLKHAYNESDESVCERWAQDVYFQYFCGEDYFQPRLPCDPTNLVRFRQALGEAGVEEMLATTIAAAVQMKAVRPAEFERVIVDTTVQEKAIAYPTDSRLLEVARGKLARLAQRAGLTLKQTYQREGKQLRRRAGGYAHAKQFKRLRRVLKRQRTILGRLLRDIERKLSGASAEQQASLRIWLERAWRICRQRAKDKHKLYALHAPEVECISKGKARQPYEFGVKVSLAITEKQGLIVGARSFAGNPYDGHTLAAQLEQTNILLQDLPGTPTPKIVLADLGFRGVDADVAPVQLIHRGKHKALSSTQRKWLKRRQAIEPIIGHVKQEHGMRRCWLKGQIGDALHAVLCAAGYNLRWLLRAIVRLGLAPIFFVLAWLRCWFKDSPEALFAPRATVRDGKVGLRPDRPLGSTRERDRILQVRLKRRIQTFHRPLGVRLRPANLPHRCPAPPVM; this is encoded by the coding sequence ATGAGCACACCGGATTTCTTCCGCAGCCGCCTGGATGCAATGATCGATTTGCGGCACCCGCTGGCCGTACTGGCTAACCGAATGCCCTGGACGTCGATAGAAGCGACGTTGACACCGATCTTCGAGCGGCGTGCTCGCGAAGGCCGGCTGAGCGCAGAGGTTGATCTGTTCGGCACGGCGCCCAAGCTGGCGGGCGCGGGCCATAGCGCTGCCGGACGTCCGCGCCTGTCGACCCGGCTGATGGTCGGACTGCTCTACCTGAAGCACGCATACAACGAAAGTGATGAGTCGGTTTGCGAGCGCTGGGCACAAGACGTGTACTTCCAGTACTTCTGCGGCGAGGACTATTTCCAGCCGCGCCTGCCATGCGATCCGACCAACCTCGTGCGCTTTCGGCAGGCGCTGGGCGAAGCCGGCGTCGAGGAGATGCTCGCGACAACAATTGCGGCGGCCGTGCAAATGAAAGCCGTAAGGCCGGCCGAGTTCGAGCGCGTGATTGTCGATACGACGGTCCAGGAGAAAGCAATTGCCTACCCGACTGACAGCCGCTTGCTGGAGGTTGCACGAGGAAAACTCGCAAGGCTCGCCCAACGCGCCGGACTGACGCTCAAGCAGACCTACCAGCGCGAGGGGAAACAGTTGCGTCGCCGGGCAGGCGGCTATGCGCATGCCAAACAGTTCAAGCGTCTGCGCCGGGTGCTCAAGCGTCAGCGCACGATACTCGGACGATTGCTGCGTGACATCGAACGCAAATTATCGGGTGCATCCGCTGAGCAACAGGCATCCTTGCGAATCTGGCTGGAGCGCGCCTGGCGTATCTGCCGTCAGCGTGCGAAGGACAAGCACAAACTCTACGCGCTTCACGCGCCAGAAGTGGAATGCATATCCAAAGGCAAGGCCCGCCAGCCCTACGAATTCGGTGTCAAAGTCAGTCTCGCGATCACGGAGAAGCAGGGTCTGATCGTCGGTGCGCGCTCGTTTGCAGGCAACCCTTACGACGGGCACACGCTGGCCGCGCAACTTGAACAAACGAACATCTTGCTGCAGGATTTGCCGGGCACGCCGACGCCGAAGATCGTGCTGGCCGACCTCGGATTTCGCGGTGTGGATGCCGATGTTGCGCCGGTGCAGCTGATTCATCGAGGTAAACACAAGGCGCTAAGCAGTACGCAGCGAAAGTGGTTAAAGCGCCGCCAAGCGATCGAGCCGATCATCGGGCACGTAAAACAGGAGCACGGCATGCGGCGTTGCTGGCTAAAAGGGCAAATCGGCGACGCGTTACACGCAGTGTTGTGCGCGGCGGGCTACAACTTGCGCTGGCTGTTGCGCGCCATCGTCCGCCTGGGGCTTGCGCCCATATTTTTTGTTCTTGCGTGGCTGCGCTGCTGGTTCAAAGACTCGCCCGAAGCCTTGTTCGCGCCCCGCGCGACCGTCCGAGATGGAAAGGTGGGACTGCGCCCCGATCGACCACTCGGGAGCACGCGCGAGCGAGATCGAATTTTGCAGGTGAGACTCAAGAGAAGGATCCAAACCTTCCATCGACCACTGGGCGTGCGTCTTAGGCCTGCAAACCTGCCGCACCGCTGCCCGGCGCCTCCCGTTATGTGA
- a CDS encoding IS3 family transposase (programmed frameshift) — translation MKAKQTYSVEFKEQALSKVLQRGPRTVGAVADELNVNVLTLRKWMRGAAAAKRSSGSEHARRPEDWSLEERLMALQESHGLVDEALNSWCRERGLFAHHLAQWRADFCTVGGTGSRRESATEVRDLKQANFELQRELKRKEKALAEAAALLVLQKKPPCAVRGRGRMTVPEERKALIDLISEATLAGARQARACSILGLSARTVQRWQRGEPDAVDGRSLRHHAPRHKLSADERAELLAIANSPEFGHLPPSQIVPRLADQQRYIASESTFYRVLKAEKQLAHRRSERPAQARSKPRSVCADAPNQLYSWDITYLPTTVRGQYFYLYLFLDVFSRKIVGWQVYAEESSVLASEVLKDLCAREAIQPAQVILHSDNGGPMKGATMLATLQALGVMPSLSRPGVSNDNPYSESLFKTLKYRPAYPLKAFDTLFAARTWVGALVRWYNEEHRHSAIRFVTPAQRHANLDQDILDRRAALYEYARQRNPLRWKGPTRNWQRVDAVHLNPDRIDNQGGTPRRPNQERKAA, via the exons GTGAAGGCGAAACAAACGTATTCTGTTGAATTTAAGGAACAGGCGCTGTCGAAGGTCCTGCAGCGCGGCCCCCGAACGGTTGGAGCAGTGGCCGACGAATTGAACGTGAACGTACTGACGTTAAGGAAGTGGATGAGAGGCGCCGCCGCCGCGAAGCGGAGCTCGGGCTCCGAACACGCAAGACGTCCGGAAGACTGGTCGCTGGAAGAACGGCTGATGGCCTTGCAGGAGAGCCACGGGTTGGTCGACGAAGCGTTGAACAGCTGGTGTCGCGAGCGCGGCCTGTTCGCACATCATCTCGCGCAGTGGCGAGCGGATTTTTGCACGGTCGGTGGAACCGGTAGTCGGCGCGAGAGCGCCACGGAAGTCCGGGATCTGAAGCAGGCCAATTTCGAGCTGCAGCGCGAACTCAAACGCAAGGAGAAGGCGCTGGCTGAAGCTGCGGCGCTGTTGGTGCTGCAAAAAAAGC CACCGTGCGCTGTTCGGGGGCGAGGCCGAATGACGGTCCCTGAAGAGCGCAAGGCATTGATCGACCTGATCAGCGAGGCGACCCTGGCCGGGGCTCGCCAGGCGCGTGCGTGCAGCATTCTAGGGCTCAGTGCTCGAACGGTTCAGCGCTGGCAGCGCGGCGAACCTGACGCGGTGGACGGGCGCTCGTTACGGCATCACGCGCCGCGTCACAAGCTCTCTGCCGACGAACGCGCCGAGCTTCTGGCGATCGCGAACTCGCCCGAATTCGGTCATCTGCCGCCAAGCCAGATCGTGCCTCGACTGGCAGACCAGCAACGCTATATCGCCTCCGAATCGACGTTCTACCGGGTCCTGAAGGCCGAGAAGCAACTCGCACACCGGCGCAGCGAACGGCCGGCACAGGCACGCAGCAAACCCCGTTCGGTTTGCGCCGATGCACCGAACCAATTGTATAGCTGGGACATCACGTATCTGCCGACCACGGTTCGTGGGCAGTACTTCTACTTGTATCTGTTTCTCGACGTGTTCAGTCGCAAAATTGTCGGCTGGCAGGTGTATGCCGAGGAAAGCAGCGTGCTGGCCAGCGAAGTCCTCAAGGACCTCTGCGCGCGCGAAGCGATACAGCCCGCCCAGGTGATTTTGCATTCGGACAACGGCGGCCCGATGAAAGGCGCGACGATGCTTGCCACCCTTCAGGCGCTGGGCGTCATGCCGTCGCTGAGTCGCCCGGGCGTGAGCAACGACAACCCTTACTCCGAGTCGTTGTTCAAGACCCTAAAGTATCGACCTGCTTATCCGCTCAAGGCATTCGATACCCTGTTTGCCGCGCGCACGTGGGTGGGCGCACTGGTGCGCTGGTACAACGAGGAGCATCGTCACAGCGCGATCCGGTTCGTCACGCCGGCGCAGCGTCATGCCAACCTCGATCAGGACATTCTGGATCGACGCGCGGCGCTCTACGAGTACGCCCGGCAACGCAATCCGCTTCGGTGGAAAGGCCCAACGCGCAACTGGCAACGCGTCGATGCTGTGCACCTGAACCCGGATCGAATCGATAACCAGGGCGGTACCCCACGACGCCCTAACCAGGAGAGAAAGGCAGCCTGA
- a CDS encoding CheR family methyltransferase, with product MPISAAARHHGKSAGPDFPVVGIGASAGGVQALLRLFESAPTSTGAAFVVVLHLSPDHTSHAHEVIQNATRLRVRQVSSPVPLEKDTVFVIPPGKLLSMVDGYLRLSEAQPPRLPPTSIDVFFRSLADAHGSRAFAIVLSGSGGDGSVGISRIRERGGVTIAQRPEEAQYGEMPRSAIATGDIDVVLPVDQIIPTVLTLARNAAAIRLPTASDVEPTAHESLPATDAHAIDEVLETLRVRTRHDFSSYKRGTIARRIERRMQVNAMPTAVAYRDFLEAHADETPKLLADMLIGVTNFFRDPDAFAALEHTVIPQLLANAQERDELRAWVPACATGEEAFSIAILLDEAVRRLQHRPRVTVYASDIDERAIAIARTASYPQAIENDISPARLSQYFNKDGNRYRLSKSLRDTVIFAAHNLLRDPPFSQIDLISCRNVLIYLDRRAQTRVLETFHFSLRPHEGFLFLGTAESAEFAHDLFAPVQKQQRIYRARTTALAPSLTSQTDGGPPPVLGGEMFFTRLPEVKTAETSSANLARAHELFGPPLIVIREDGTIVHRSANANRITEDARQARVSNLLDIVRSDAQAQVRQAVQRCLTSARRQEQAAVPFVTASGEIVVDLSLRPYRDLAHQEQLVSVICDPLTALPGNTPAATLARPEEEETVDSLRQALAGSEILLRSSMQHEQSSNEALKASNEELQAMNEELRSATEELEASREELQSLNEELMTVNSELLSKVQESARVSDDLKNLISLVGVATVFVDRALNIKRYTSPAETLFNIRSGDEGRPLQHLTHGLDYPELFSDMRSAFESLKRSEKEVRSKDGRTFLARVLPYRTDDDRIDGAVLALIDISEQKAAQNQAQASEEKLRLAARETHDFAIIVVDDNGTIVSWNVGANRIFGFTAEEMLGHRLDPIFMPDDIADGVPAHERKKAATNGRAEDERWHATKDGRRIFCSGFLSRIDVAGFSGFAKIVHDATGRKLAESKKDMVLERERADNTEIRKLSRLKDEFIAVLSHELKNPLNLIHVKTEILARLPEARTSGRIQEIADAIQKSVLAQAQIIDDLLDFSRIQTGKLSLRFAPTDVAAIVRAIAGAMQDDFDKNEVRFELDVPSTPVIIRGDAVRVEQIIWNLVSNALKFTPSQGRVTVRLREDAGQVRLEVADTGCGIAPNALGTIFEMFEQAPNVPVRARAGGLGIGLSLVRQIAQLHGGTAEAFSDGAGRGAQFVICLPADATSVDRKAGDKPIDLAVFDNARVLLVEDSEESLLAMAELLSLNGAHVSAAANAAEALAVAEQGQFDLVITDVNLPDVDGYRLVAQLRKLSSFASIPIVAVTGRPVSQDEALALEAGCDACLPKPFSLQALAEAVRSRGRVAERGGRANSDSGIGGTPGA from the coding sequence ATGCCCATCAGTGCTGCTGCGAGGCATCATGGCAAGTCGGCTGGGCCGGATTTTCCGGTCGTCGGCATCGGCGCGTCCGCCGGTGGCGTTCAGGCGCTTTTGCGGCTGTTCGAAAGTGCGCCGACGTCTACCGGTGCCGCCTTTGTCGTGGTGCTGCACCTGTCACCGGACCATACCAGCCACGCGCACGAGGTCATTCAGAACGCGACCAGATTACGCGTCAGACAAGTCAGCAGTCCGGTGCCGCTTGAAAAGGACACCGTCTTCGTCATTCCTCCGGGCAAATTGCTATCGATGGTGGACGGGTATCTGCGGTTGAGCGAAGCCCAACCACCGCGCTTGCCGCCCACCTCCATCGACGTCTTCTTTCGCAGCCTCGCGGACGCGCACGGTTCCCGCGCGTTCGCCATCGTCCTCTCAGGTTCCGGTGGCGACGGCTCAGTCGGTATTTCGCGCATACGCGAGCGAGGCGGGGTGACGATCGCGCAGCGCCCCGAAGAAGCGCAGTACGGTGAGATGCCACGCAGCGCAATCGCGACCGGCGACATAGACGTGGTCTTGCCAGTCGATCAAATTATCCCGACCGTATTGACGCTGGCGCGCAACGCGGCTGCGATTCGGTTACCGACAGCGTCAGACGTTGAGCCCACTGCGCACGAGTCATTACCCGCCACGGACGCCCACGCGATCGACGAGGTGCTCGAAACCTTGCGCGTGCGAACGCGGCACGACTTTTCCAGTTACAAGCGCGGCACGATCGCCCGCCGCATCGAGCGCCGCATGCAGGTCAACGCGATGCCCACCGCCGTTGCTTACCGCGACTTTCTGGAAGCGCACGCGGATGAGACGCCGAAGTTGCTTGCAGACATGCTGATCGGCGTAACCAATTTTTTTCGTGATCCCGATGCCTTTGCTGCGCTCGAGCACACCGTGATACCGCAGCTGCTGGCGAATGCTCAGGAGCGTGATGAACTGCGCGCCTGGGTTCCCGCATGCGCCACCGGCGAGGAAGCGTTTTCGATCGCCATCTTGCTGGACGAGGCGGTTCGTCGCCTGCAGCATCGGCCCCGAGTAACCGTTTATGCCAGCGACATCGATGAGCGCGCCATTGCAATCGCCCGTACGGCCAGCTACCCGCAAGCCATCGAGAACGATATCTCGCCGGCGCGCCTGAGCCAGTATTTCAACAAGGATGGAAATCGCTACCGGCTGAGTAAGTCGTTGCGCGACACCGTCATTTTTGCCGCGCACAACTTGCTCCGGGACCCGCCTTTCTCGCAGATCGATCTGATTTCCTGCCGCAACGTGCTGATCTATCTGGACCGTCGGGCGCAGACACGCGTGCTGGAAACATTTCATTTTTCCCTCCGCCCACACGAAGGCTTTCTATTCCTGGGAACGGCGGAATCCGCCGAGTTCGCACATGATCTCTTCGCTCCCGTGCAAAAGCAGCAGAGAATCTACCGCGCGCGAACGACTGCGCTTGCCCCGAGCCTGACTTCACAGACCGATGGAGGTCCACCGCCCGTTCTCGGCGGCGAAATGTTCTTCACCAGATTGCCTGAAGTGAAAACTGCCGAAACAAGTTCGGCAAACCTGGCGCGCGCGCATGAACTGTTCGGGCCGCCCCTCATTGTTATTCGCGAGGACGGCACGATCGTGCACCGTTCTGCGAACGCAAACAGGATCACGGAAGACGCACGCCAAGCGAGGGTAAGCAACCTGCTCGACATCGTGCGCAGCGACGCGCAGGCGCAAGTGCGGCAGGCGGTGCAGCGGTGTCTGACGAGCGCGCGCCGTCAAGAGCAAGCCGCCGTGCCGTTCGTCACCGCATCCGGCGAGATTGTCGTTGACTTGTCGCTGCGGCCTTACCGCGACCTCGCGCATCAAGAGCAGCTCGTGTCGGTCATCTGCGACCCGTTGACAGCGCTTCCCGGCAATACGCCCGCTGCAACGCTCGCCAGGCCCGAGGAAGAGGAAACGGTCGACTCGCTCAGGCAAGCGCTGGCAGGCAGCGAGATACTGTTGCGCAGTTCGATGCAGCATGAGCAGTCGTCCAATGAAGCCCTCAAAGCCTCCAACGAAGAACTTCAAGCGATGAACGAGGAACTGCGCTCGGCCACCGAAGAACTGGAGGCCAGTCGCGAGGAACTGCAGTCGCTCAACGAAGAGTTGATGACAGTCAATTCTGAATTGTTGTCGAAGGTGCAGGAGTCGGCGCGCGTCAGCGACGACTTGAAGAATCTTATTTCGTTGGTAGGCGTCGCTACCGTGTTTGTTGACCGTGCGCTCAATATCAAGCGATACACGTCGCCAGCGGAGACGCTTTTCAACATCCGTTCAGGCGATGAAGGACGGCCACTGCAGCACTTGACGCATGGACTCGACTACCCCGAGCTGTTCAGCGACATGCGCAGCGCCTTCGAATCGTTGAAGCGCTCCGAAAAGGAGGTGCGAAGCAAGGATGGGCGCACCTTCCTGGCACGCGTGCTGCCCTACCGCACCGACGACGACCGCATTGATGGCGCGGTGCTCGCCTTGATCGACATCTCGGAACAGAAAGCTGCGCAGAATCAAGCGCAGGCGAGCGAGGAGAAGCTGCGTCTTGCAGCCCGTGAGACGCACGACTTCGCGATCATCGTCGTGGACGATAACGGCACGATCGTCAGCTGGAACGTCGGCGCCAATCGCATATTCGGCTTTACCGCAGAAGAGATGCTCGGCCATCGGCTCGATCCGATCTTCATGCCAGACGACATTGCCGACGGCGTGCCCGCCCATGAGCGCAAAAAAGCCGCTACCAATGGACGTGCCGAGGACGAGCGGTGGCATGCAACGAAGGACGGCCGTCGCATCTTTTGCAGCGGGTTTCTCAGTCGTATCGACGTCGCGGGCTTTTCAGGCTTCGCCAAGATCGTCCACGATGCAACCGGTCGCAAGTTAGCCGAAAGCAAGAAGGACATGGTGCTCGAGCGCGAGCGCGCGGATAACACAGAGATTCGCAAACTCAGTCGGCTGAAGGATGAGTTCATCGCAGTGCTCTCGCATGAACTGAAAAATCCGCTGAACCTGATCCATGTGAAAACCGAGATTCTTGCTCGCTTGCCGGAGGCAAGAACGAGTGGGCGGATTCAGGAGATCGCTGATGCAATTCAGAAGTCAGTGCTTGCTCAAGCTCAGATCATCGATGACTTGCTCGACTTCTCGCGAATCCAGACGGGGAAGTTGTCCTTGCGGTTCGCACCGACTGACGTAGCCGCGATTGTTCGCGCGATCGCTGGAGCGATGCAGGATGATTTCGACAAAAACGAAGTACGGTTTGAACTCGACGTTCCGTCAACGCCCGTGATAATTCGCGGTGACGCAGTGCGCGTGGAGCAGATCATCTGGAACCTGGTGAGCAACGCGCTTAAGTTCACCCCCAGTCAGGGGCGGGTCACCGTGCGCCTTCGGGAAGATGCGGGGCAAGTGCGCCTGGAAGTAGCCGACACGGGGTGTGGCATTGCGCCGAATGCACTCGGAACCATCTTTGAGATGTTCGAGCAAGCGCCGAACGTGCCGGTACGTGCACGAGCCGGTGGGCTTGGCATTGGACTGTCGCTCGTCCGGCAGATCGCCCAGTTGCACGGTGGAACCGCGGAAGCCTTTTCAGACGGTGCCGGCCGCGGTGCGCAATTCGTTATTTGCCTTCCCGCCGACGCGACGTCGGTTGATCGGAAAGCGGGGGATAAGCCGATCGACCTGGCCGTCTTCGACAATGCCCGCGTGCTGCTTGTCGAGGATTCGGAAGAATCACTGCTCGCGATGGCCGAGCTCTTATCGCTGAACGGCGCGCACGTTTCCGCTGCGGCGAATGCCGCAGAGGCGCTTGCCGTTGCTGAGCAAGGCCAATTCGATTTGGTCATTACCGACGTCAATCTTCCGGATGTCGACGGTTATCGCCTGGTTGCGCAACTCAGGAAGCTGAGCAGCTTTGCCAGTATTCCCATCGTTGCCGTCACGGGGCGACCTGTGAGCCAGGATGAGGCGCTGGCCCTTGAAGCAGGCTGTGACGCCTGCTTGCCTAAGCCGTTCAGTCTGCAGGCACTAGCGGAGGCGGTACGCAGTCGAGGCCGGGTCGCGGAGAGAGGTGGCCGCGCGAATTCGGACAGCGGGATAGGTGGAACGCCCGGGGCTTAG
- a CDS encoding site-specific integrase, whose amino-acid sequence MPTDVVQTILGHASLQTTSIYVRAERRRMLDAAARYYADDEV is encoded by the coding sequence ATGCCGACCGACGTCGTGCAAACGATTCTCGGCCACGCGTCGTTGCAGACGACCTCGATCTACGTGCGGGCTGAGCGACGCCGCATGCTCGACGCCGCGGCGCGTTACTACGCTGACGATGAGGTATAG